The Solibacillus sp. FSL R7-0668 genome includes the window TTATTATTATTTCTGTAAAAGCAATTACATACGGCTTCAACTAGATAAGCTGTTAGTTCAACGGAAATAGTTTGGAGTGCTGTATGCTTTGTTTGATGTGTAATTGAAACCATTATTTTCCTCTTACATATGTTATATTAATATAAATCTAAGAAGTATGGTATGACTAAACAATTATTGATTATTTAGAAAGGTGAGAGCGAACGTGAAATTTCAATTTGAGCTTAAAGGCGAGCAATTTAATCCTAATGAGTGGGCAAGTGACAATTGCCATTTAGTTGGAGACTTACAAATTTATGTGGATGGACAGCTGTATTTTACCGAAACACATATAACTATAGTAGGGCTCGCAAAGGAGCTTGGGAAATGGCTAGCTGCAATGCGACATGATTTACGATGCAATTTTATCTATCATTTGATTGATCGAGATGAGCCGATACTACTGTTTGATATACAGCAAAATCGTATGAAGCTGCATTCACCCATTGAACAATTTGAGCCGCCAGCATTACCAGTTGAAACAGTGAAATATGCGGTCCTTCGTTTTTTAGTTGCTTTGAATGAACAGCTTCACAAAATCGATTATATCGAGAAGTTGGACCGTTTTTTGACGGGTGTTGTAACGGAAAATACGAAGGCTATACTGCTGCTTGAGCAGAATGAATATGAGGAGTCATTGGCGTTGTTTAAAAAGCTTGCTGAGGAAGCACCTTCTGTTCAAAGCTTAAACAATTATGCCTGGATGTTTTTGCGAGAGGAAGAAGACCGTGACGAGGCGGAAAGACTACTGCAGCAAGTACTGGCATTTGAGCCACAGTCATCCTTTCCCTATATGATGCTCGGTGAAATTGCGATACATAAACAGCAGTTTGAGGAAGCGAAAAGCTATTTACAGCAGGCTCTTACATTTAGCGAAACAGAAGAAGCAACCTACAATTTAGCACTTGCCCATTTTCAGCTTGGTGCGTACGAGCAAGCGGCACAAACGTTTGCACTTTGTGTGGGTGATTCAGGGCTGACACAGCTGCATGAGGTTGTTTCTTGGGTATACGCAGGGGTGCATGATAAGGCAAAGGCATTGTTAGAGGGCTGGAATGATGAAGCGGATGACTACACAGGTGCGATAGAAATAGCAGACGTTTACGTGGAACTAGGTCAATTTGTGGAGGCTCGTGAGCAGTTTGAAAAAGAGTGGAGCAGCTATTACACTTCGCCGTATATCGTCAGTCGTTTTGCCTATACATTATGGCGATTACAGGACAAAGATGCTTGTCATTCGTTGATTCACCAAGCAATCCAGCAAAATAAAGAGGAAATAAAAGATGAACAGCAGGCTGAACTCGATGAACATTGGACAGCGCAGGATCGTGATGAGCGTATTGTAGAATTAACCGAGCGACAACATACGCTAGAAGCTTTATGGCAACGCCTCGAAAATGGCTCCGTGCCTGCGTTTGAATATGATATGTATCCTATGAGCGGCTGCCAGCTATTTGGCTGTGTGCAGCATGGAAATTTGGAGTATGAAGGAGCTTAATTATGGATATCGAATTAATTCGACTTTATACGTATGAATTACATTGGCATTTGCCAGAAGCAATACAAAAAGAGGCAATGGAATGGCTCACAGAAAACACACCACGCGATCAGCTCGCACTTGTTTTTCCACCGTATGCGAAAAGTTGCTGGCAAAACAGCATGAAAGTGATTGAGGCAATCGGTTATCCAGCTAACAAAGCGGCATTCCCACGGATGGTGGAGCTATTTCAGGATTGTAATTGGCCTGGTGCTGAGGAGGCCGTGCTTTATTTTCAAACCTTAGAGAAAGCGATTGTTATGCCCTATATAGAAGCAGGAGGCAAGCGAGCTATTATTGAACGAGATGAGGAGTGGCTTTGGTTTTTATATGTGGTATGTGAAAGGCTACAGTTTGACCGAGCAGATTTTCAGAATAAGTCGGTGTTTGATACGATGAAAGAAATTTATGAACGTGATGCGTAAAAAAATTAAGCAATAAGATGGAGGTGTAGAGCCGTGTTTACGAACGAACAGCTACAAGCGATGATTCGCCAAGAGGTCGTGAGCGAGCAGTACCCATATTCGACACAGGATGAGCAGGAGCTAAAAAATTATTTGAAATCGATTTTAGCTGAGCTAGAGCGTGCCCAAATTCATTGCAAGGTTGAAAGGGAGCATTTTGGTAGTGGCTATGCTTCTTATATGCAATGGTTTTGCTATGAAGCACAACATATAGAGGTGAAGGAGGATGCGAATAAGCGTGAAGAACATATTCAAGGCTTGCACGTCCTCATTAGCCGATTAGCCCCTGTAATTCTAATAGGCAATGCAGATGAAAGTAATGCCTATTCATTGTCAGGCGAGTATTTGGGTGGGGGAAAGAGCATGTTGGATGAACCTTACCAGCTTGTAATTGAGCCTCGGTTTGAACAGCTATTTCAAACGCTCGAGCGAATTTTTATGAAATACCATTTTACCGTGCTACGTAAGGAAGACATCGAGTCGCTACTAGCTTTTGATGTAGCCATTCCGACACTGTCGCGCAGGAAAGGGAAGTATCTTGTATGGGATGCGATTTTTTACTGGGAGGATTAGGAGATGCTATTTACAGGTCATTATTTTGATAACTACCGACTCTTTGATGTGACAGATGAAATGATTGAGCGCGCCCAGCAAAAGCTGAAAGTGATATTCAAAGGAGCTAAACTAAATGTGTAAGGAACGAACAAAATGTTTAAAAGTAGAAGCTGATTTCAGCGCGGATCCGTTATGGTGTAATAAATGCTATGGCAATTTAGAGCTAGACGAATTTCCATTATCAAAAACATTAAAGACCGAGCTGTTAGAGTGGGTGGCTGCATACGGTACATGGATTGAGTGGGAGACAGACGGCATTGTGGCGGGTGGTGTTGCAATGGAGGCACAGCATAATGTGCGTGGGGCAGAGCTGACTGAACAGGTTAAACAAGAGCTAGAGGGACAATATGAAGTCGTATTTTCGCCATCAACCTTTGCGAAAAGACATAGCGAAATCTAAGGTATTAAGCAGAATAAAAAAATCGCTTTCCTTTTTTATGGAGTTAAGACAACAACACCAAAAGGAAGAGCGATTTTAATGCGCCATAATAATACCACATAGAACACATTTAACCGCCAATAACTGGGTCGCATAAAAATGCTAGTTTCCAACTTTATAGCAACCGCTAGATGAGGTTATTTTTTAGAGCTCAATCTCTGTTCTATTTGCTTAAATTCCTCGCTATCTCTCATTGGTGGTTCATCATCTTGCTCGCCTAATTTCCAATTGATTAGTGCGGTAATAAGTGCGAATAAAAGTGCGCCTTGCCAAGTAATCGAAATCGTATCCATAAAGGTATCGATTACTTTAATTAGCCCAAATGTGAGGCAGGTATTAAGTATGATTGATAACCAACCTTTACTTGATTGGATAATGTCCAGCGATTTTAAAGCTTTTGGTAGCGCATTTGCAATGAGTGAAAGGGGCATTTCAAGAAATACATACAGCACAAAGAATAATAATAAAGCACCAATTGAATTGTATTGTAGCCCGAAAATCTTTAGAAATATGTATTCAAAAATAGCAAATCCTAATAAAGCTATGCCTAGGATAGATGTACATATAACGATTATTTTTAAGTTCTTTATTTGTGATGCCTCCAGTCATTTTCATGGATAGATATTTTTCCCTAACTAGTTATGTACATGCTAGTAAATACTAATGCTCATTTTTTCTTTTCAATAAATATAAACAAATAAATTAAGAGATTAACAGAAAAAATTGTCAACATGATGCCATTGATTGCGCGCATTAAATAGGTATCATTAGGGTATCCAAAAATG containing:
- a CDS encoding tetratricopeptide repeat protein translates to MKFQFELKGEQFNPNEWASDNCHLVGDLQIYVDGQLYFTETHITIVGLAKELGKWLAAMRHDLRCNFIYHLIDRDEPILLFDIQQNRMKLHSPIEQFEPPALPVETVKYAVLRFLVALNEQLHKIDYIEKLDRFLTGVVTENTKAILLLEQNEYEESLALFKKLAEEAPSVQSLNNYAWMFLREEEDRDEAERLLQQVLAFEPQSSFPYMMLGEIAIHKQQFEEAKSYLQQALTFSETEEATYNLALAHFQLGAYEQAAQTFALCVGDSGLTQLHEVVSWVYAGVHDKAKALLEGWNDEADDYTGAIEIADVYVELGQFVEAREQFEKEWSSYYTSPYIVSRFAYTLWRLQDKDACHSLIHQAIQQNKEEIKDEQQAELDEHWTAQDRDERIVELTERQHTLEALWQRLENGSVPAFEYDMYPMSGCQLFGCVQHGNLEYEGA
- a CDS encoding YrvL family regulatory protein, with product MEASQIKNLKIIVICTSILGIALLGFAIFEYIFLKIFGLQYNSIGALLLFFVLYVFLEMPLSLIANALPKALKSLDIIQSSKGWLSIILNTCLTFGLIKVIDTFMDTISITWQGALLFALITALINWKLGEQDDEPPMRDSEEFKQIEQRLSSKK